A genome region from Pirellulales bacterium includes the following:
- a CDS encoding (2Fe-2S)-binding protein — translation MPVINFVNDKKQVQVPEGANLRQAAMQAGVQVYPGIHKIANCHGFGHCGACRVLILKGRENASPMGWWEKLRLKVSMAFIGHEDQMRLSCRTRVNGDMDVQTRPPMNWEGENFFS, via the coding sequence ATGCCGGTCATCAATTTCGTCAACGACAAGAAGCAGGTTCAAGTGCCCGAGGGCGCCAACCTGCGCCAGGCGGCCATGCAGGCGGGGGTGCAGGTGTACCCCGGCATCCACAAGATCGCCAATTGCCACGGTTTTGGCCACTGCGGCGCGTGCCGCGTACTGATCCTCAAGGGACGCGAAAACGCGAGCCCCATGGGCTGGTGGGAAAAGTTGCGGCTGAAGGTGTCGATGGCCTTCATCGGCCACGAAGACCAGATGCGGCTCTCTTGCCGCACCCGTGTGAACGGCGACATGGACGTGCAAACTCGACCCCCCATGAACTGGGAAGGCGAAAACTTCTTTAGCTAG